The following are encoded in a window of Bacillus sp. es.036 genomic DNA:
- a CDS encoding ABC transporter ATP-binding protein, translated as MMLEFQNVTKQFGAFTAVERLNLSIPENEIFGLLGGNGAGKTTTFRMLLRLIDQTKGTISWKGEGISYDSSHLIGYLPEERGLYPKMKVKEQLIYLGKLRGMKKAEVEKEIAIWLDRFKVPEYLDKKVEELSKGNQQKIQFIASVIHKPELLILDEPFSGLDPVNVEVLKEAVLDLKKSGTTILFSSHRMEHVEELCEHLCILHKGKAVVSGNLKEIKRSYGKKNIRIDADFDVAFLENVAGVVRLKQGLNHSIVQIENEQVSQTVLRELVSKGFVRQFELEEPSLNDIFIEKVGAAYE; from the coding sequence ATTATGCTCGAATTTCAAAATGTTACAAAGCAGTTTGGCGCTTTTACAGCAGTTGAGCGTCTTAATTTATCTATTCCAGAGAATGAGATTTTTGGTTTGCTCGGTGGGAATGGAGCGGGTAAAACCACCACCTTTCGGATGTTACTGCGACTTATTGATCAAACAAAAGGAACCATTAGTTGGAAGGGAGAAGGGATCTCTTATGATTCCAGTCATTTAATTGGCTACCTACCTGAAGAACGCGGTCTTTATCCAAAGATGAAAGTGAAAGAACAACTCATTTATCTTGGTAAGTTAAGAGGAATGAAGAAAGCAGAAGTTGAAAAGGAAATAGCGATATGGCTTGATCGGTTTAAAGTCCCTGAGTACCTTGACAAGAAAGTAGAAGAACTATCGAAAGGAAACCAACAAAAAATTCAATTTATTGCAAGTGTTATTCACAAACCGGAATTGCTCATTCTTGATGAGCCTTTTAGTGGTCTTGACCCAGTAAATGTTGAAGTACTAAAAGAGGCGGTGCTTGATTTGAAAAAGAGTGGGACGACCATTTTGTTTTCCAGTCATCGTATGGAGCATGTGGAAGAACTCTGTGAGCATCTTTGTATCCTACATAAAGGAAAAGCAGTTGTATCAGGAAATTTAAAAGAAATTAAACGTTCATATGGAAAAAAGAATATTCGAATTGATGCAGATTTTGACGTTGCCTTTTTAGAAAACGTTGCCGGAGTTGTTCGATTGAAACAGGGATTGAATCATAGCATCGTTCAAATTGAAAATGAACAAGTGTCTCAAACCGTTTTACGGGAGTTGGTAAGTAAAGGGTTTGTTCGACAGTTTGAATTAGAAGAGCCGTCATTAAATGATATTTTCATCGAAAAGGTGGGTGCGGCATATGAATAA
- a CDS encoding sensor histidine kinase, whose protein sequence is MIRLNLTKRIWLSFMILVLLVGVVIAVIYPLSIKGTLTEETYQIIESEQQRYTFPDQDGPLPPQTDQDFIERRDAERSVGHTLITRLYSGPLQGDPIPDEVIIEMRKNALDQKKDKGRYELTYNNQASLFYVISKVDVNGQEAYFISYMWDTYRNQMIDRLWWRLIIILLFALFLSLFPAAWIAQYLRRPLTVLGERFEQIANRNWKEPFKWEGDEEFQKLSNQFESMRQNLMRYDKAQKTFIQHASHELKTPIMIIKSYAQSIKDGVMPDSLDNTMTVILNESDRMEQRVKGMLTYIKLDSIDEPEGKWETFRFGVLAEELRERFMYQREDVTFSISGEQIELTAIHEQMLTAMDNLVQNALRYANSEIHLMAREDEGRLILEVYNDGEPLSFQKVEKDRLFEPFQKGDKGQFGIGLAIVKKIAERHKGIAEVTNLDQGVVFSIIMPKKQSERSE, encoded by the coding sequence ATGATTCGCCTGAACTTAACAAAACGGATTTGGCTCTCGTTTATGATTCTAGTACTGCTTGTGGGCGTCGTGATTGCGGTTATCTATCCTCTTTCTATTAAAGGAACGTTAACAGAAGAAACGTACCAGATTATTGAGAGTGAGCAACAACGATATACGTTTCCTGATCAGGATGGTCCACTTCCACCTCAAACAGATCAAGATTTTATTGAGCGGAGAGACGCTGAGCGGTCAGTGGGACATACATTGATTACAAGACTGTATAGTGGCCCACTACAAGGAGATCCAATTCCGGATGAAGTTATTATTGAAATGCGCAAAAATGCGCTGGATCAGAAGAAAGATAAAGGACGTTATGAACTCACGTATAATAACCAGGCATCATTGTTTTATGTGATATCCAAAGTTGATGTGAATGGACAAGAAGCATACTTTATTTCTTATATGTGGGATACGTATCGCAATCAAATGATTGACCGCCTCTGGTGGAGATTAATTATCATTTTACTCTTTGCTTTGTTTCTTAGCCTTTTTCCTGCAGCGTGGATTGCGCAATATTTGCGAAGACCTTTAACCGTGCTTGGGGAACGTTTTGAGCAAATTGCAAACCGCAATTGGAAGGAGCCGTTCAAATGGGAAGGTGATGAGGAGTTTCAGAAACTTTCCAATCAATTTGAATCAATGAGGCAGAACTTAATGAGATATGATAAAGCGCAGAAAACATTTATCCAACATGCTTCTCATGAGTTGAAAACACCGATAATGATCATCAAAAGCTATGCGCAGTCTATTAAAGATGGCGTCATGCCTGATTCACTCGATAATACGATGACAGTCATTTTAAATGAATCCGATCGGATGGAGCAACGTGTAAAAGGGATGCTGACGTATATTAAGCTGGATTCAATTGATGAGCCTGAAGGAAAATGGGAAACATTTCGCTTTGGGGTCCTTGCTGAAGAACTTCGTGAACGATTCATGTATCAGAGGGAAGATGTGACGTTTTCGATATCAGGGGAACAGATAGAACTGACGGCAATACATGAACAAATGTTAACGGCTATGGACAACCTTGTTCAAAACGCGTTGCGCTATGCTAACAGTGAGATTCACTTAATGGCTCGTGAGGATGAAGGACGCCTTATATTAGAAGTCTATAATGATGGTGAACCACTATCATTTCAAAAAGTAGAAAAAGATAGATTGTTTGAACCGTTCCAAAAAGGTGATAAAGGGCAATTTGGTATCGGACTTGCGATCGTCAAAAAAATTGCGGAACGTCACAAAGGAATAGCAGAAGTAACCAATTTGGATCAGGGAGTTGTTTTTTCGATTATAATGCCGAAAAAACAAAGCGAAAGGTCTGAGTAA
- a CDS encoding ATP-binding protein: MKLNGIEIYGFGKFENDRIEDISTELQLIFGENEAGKSTLIAFIEYVLFGFQARQENNYKMNQLPRFGGVLSVENNGEMFRIERTKDRTSEQVVIYYSNGSFGDSDDLKALLKGMNRTSFRQIFFCNLTTLNDYQYYDEEGWNQVLYEAGMSGGASLLAIEKNFEKWQGEIFKPGGRKPQLNEKLESYELLKKKTNEWEKKNESYNHLIEKVEKLETQVKGNAERLQFLQSEQRTLDYEKQIFPLLKQKQKLHHLLDTLPEFDPFPEEGLGRFDKWKEQSVLLSGELESLKKRKQGLQAEIHPDHLLPDAKTFLQEVSSLNEEMILYRGRTEERRRRKQELLSLEKTLESELQELGETEEKVKPVKTSFSGRESLKQITEAYQQSNQKYQYVNEGFLTAKEDLEKEENEFNRIKERIASEKKHKKGERESFSTQKRPFEMMAVAIILLIVIGLAENWLLGFVAAAIVIGGAILMTYTTKASKGGLQDEALIREREWTRQAEQIKDQIDRLNRAYLKAAEKVDLWEAERYQLDKDLEEWLVRHSFPKNLPSTSLLDAFDRVVSIKKLQTDRHQKQKQIEELDSHLALVEDRMKRLCDKVNLHYQTPENAIQRVLQKAEEQRESLKKVDLAKSKLKSLEEQCDEVSAKLNSCNEEIEGLMLLAETEGEEAYRTKGKAHQEAKELNQKLATLSSQLGEDTSVRFTTVGELEDQRQQVEQEETSILEKQQTLYKQIAGEQEKIRLLTEDGTYDELLLQRQQKEDEINAYARKWSVMKVASDLLAKAKARYQEERLPAVMKKAEEYFKTITDERYTAIYPPLEGEPFRVVHKSGRAYKPSELSRGTAEQLYLCIRLALASISAVEMPIFLDDIFVNFDEKRTNLAKAFIKKFSKEHQVVLLTCHTATTVGINDKMHVLERSSDVINKKDHLMR, from the coding sequence ATGAAACTTAATGGCATCGAAATCTATGGTTTCGGAAAGTTTGAAAACGATCGAATCGAAGATATTTCAACTGAATTGCAACTTATATTTGGAGAGAACGAAGCAGGAAAATCAACGCTTATTGCGTTTATCGAATACGTCTTATTTGGCTTTCAGGCTCGTCAAGAAAATAACTATAAGATGAATCAACTGCCGCGTTTTGGAGGAGTGCTTTCTGTTGAAAATAATGGAGAAATGTTTCGAATTGAAAGAACGAAAGATCGCACGTCTGAACAGGTTGTGATCTACTATTCGAACGGCTCATTTGGAGATAGTGACGATTTAAAGGCACTATTAAAGGGAATGAATCGAACGAGCTTTAGACAAATTTTCTTTTGTAATTTGACAACGCTAAATGACTATCAATACTATGATGAAGAAGGTTGGAATCAAGTATTATATGAAGCCGGTATGAGCGGTGGGGCTTCATTACTTGCCATTGAAAAGAACTTTGAAAAGTGGCAAGGCGAAATTTTTAAGCCAGGTGGTAGAAAACCACAACTTAATGAAAAACTGGAAAGCTATGAGTTATTAAAGAAAAAGACGAACGAATGGGAGAAGAAAAACGAGAGCTATAACCATTTGATCGAGAAGGTCGAGAAGTTAGAAACACAAGTGAAGGGCAATGCAGAAAGGTTGCAATTCCTTCAATCTGAGCAGCGAACCCTTGATTATGAGAAACAAATTTTCCCTCTTCTAAAACAAAAACAGAAGCTTCATCATTTATTGGATACTCTACCTGAGTTCGATCCTTTTCCAGAGGAGGGACTTGGGAGGTTCGATAAATGGAAAGAACAGTCTGTCCTTTTATCTGGGGAATTAGAAAGTTTAAAGAAAAGAAAGCAGGGTCTACAAGCAGAAATTCATCCTGATCATCTTCTTCCTGATGCAAAAACGTTCTTACAAGAAGTTTCCTCTTTGAACGAAGAAATGATTCTTTACCGAGGAAGAACAGAAGAAAGAAGAAGACGTAAGCAAGAACTTTTATCACTTGAGAAAACACTTGAATCAGAGTTGCAGGAATTAGGAGAAACTGAAGAAAAAGTAAAACCTGTGAAGACGTCGTTTTCAGGGCGTGAAAGCTTAAAACAAATCACAGAAGCCTACCAGCAATCAAATCAGAAATACCAATACGTTAATGAGGGATTCCTCACGGCTAAAGAAGATCTTGAGAAAGAAGAAAATGAGTTCAATCGCATAAAAGAACGCATTGCTTCTGAGAAAAAGCATAAAAAGGGAGAGAGAGAAAGCTTTTCAACCCAAAAGCGGCCATTTGAGATGATGGCAGTCGCCATCATACTTCTGATTGTGATAGGTTTAGCAGAAAATTGGCTTCTTGGTTTCGTAGCGGCGGCTATTGTTATCGGTGGAGCAATCCTTATGACTTACACAACCAAGGCCTCTAAAGGCGGCTTGCAAGATGAGGCACTGATCCGTGAGAGAGAGTGGACTCGACAAGCTGAACAAATAAAAGATCAAATTGATCGCCTTAACCGTGCATACTTGAAAGCTGCAGAAAAAGTGGATCTCTGGGAAGCAGAGAGGTATCAACTTGATAAGGATTTGGAGGAGTGGCTCGTACGTCATTCGTTTCCAAAAAATTTACCTTCTACATCATTGCTAGACGCATTTGACAGGGTAGTTTCAATCAAGAAGCTACAGACGGACCGTCATCAAAAGCAGAAGCAGATAGAGGAGCTTGACTCTCATTTAGCCTTGGTCGAAGATAGAATGAAGCGTTTATGTGACAAAGTGAATTTACACTATCAAACGCCTGAAAATGCGATTCAACGCGTGCTCCAAAAAGCGGAAGAACAAAGAGAAAGTTTGAAAAAAGTTGACTTGGCGAAAAGTAAGTTAAAATCCCTAGAGGAGCAGTGCGATGAGGTTTCTGCAAAATTAAACAGCTGCAATGAGGAAATAGAGGGGCTAATGCTGTTAGCAGAGACAGAAGGCGAAGAGGCCTATCGAACAAAAGGAAAAGCTCATCAAGAAGCAAAAGAGCTGAACCAAAAGCTTGCTACTCTTTCATCTCAGCTCGGTGAGGATACATCTGTGAGGTTTACAACTGTGGGAGAATTAGAGGATCAGCGTCAACAAGTAGAGCAGGAAGAAACGTCTATATTGGAGAAGCAGCAGACGCTTTACAAGCAGATAGCTGGTGAGCAAGAAAAAATTCGTCTTTTAACAGAAGATGGCACGTATGATGAGCTACTTTTGCAACGGCAGCAAAAGGAGGATGAGATTAACGCATATGCCAGAAAATGGTCTGTCATGAAAGTAGCATCTGATCTTCTAGCGAAAGCGAAAGCAAGATATCAAGAAGAACGCCTACCAGCTGTGATGAAGAAAGCAGAAGAATACTTCAAAACAATTACAGATGAGCGTTACACCGCTATTTATCCACCTTTAGAAGGTGAACCTTTTCGAGTTGTTCATAAGAGCGGACGAGCGTACAAACCATCTGAATTAAGTAGGGGAACAGCTGAGCAATTATATTTGTGTATAAGACTCGCACTTGCTTCTATATCTGCAGTAGAAATGCCAATTTTTCTTGATGATATTTTTGTGAATTTTGATGAAAAACGGACGAATCTTGCGAAAGCATTTATTAAGAAGTTTTCTAAAGAACATCAAGTGGTTTTATTAACATGCCATACAGCTACCACGGTTGGGATAAATGACAAGATGCATGTACTTGAACGTTCATCTGATGTGATAAATAAAAAAGATCATTTAATGAGGTGA
- a CDS encoding ABC transporter permease, protein MNKFFIVLSQTYLNRLKSKAFIITTVITLLMIFLITNISTIMNTFDSSEADRVGVIDTGSFYPSLENQIKMMDAEIVLEKFEGTEDEAEEAVEQGDLDSYLVLEENEALEPTGLYKAETVAEQVTPQVIETALQQMKSTLAAEKAGVTPEQLNQIDQPVQFEKVALEKGAKTEEELNQARVFVYVLLFVIYFSVIFYGNMVAVEVATEKSSRVMEILISSVSPVKQMFGKILGIALLGLTQYAIIIASGYLFMQMQEDELTETGFLSFLDFGNLSTSLIVYAIVFFILGYLLYATILAMVGSLVSRAEEVQQMIMPIQLLIIIAFFIAMFGLSTPSSTFVTISSYIPFFSPVVMFLRVGMLSIPFWEVALSLTLLVGAIVLFGIMGAKVYRGGVLMYGKSSSLKDIGKALKLSKREQ, encoded by the coding sequence ATGAATAAGTTTTTCATCGTCCTATCCCAGACGTATTTAAACCGATTAAAGTCCAAAGCTTTTATTATTACGACGGTTATTACATTATTGATGATTTTTTTAATTACGAACATCTCAACCATTATGAATACGTTCGATTCAAGTGAGGCCGATCGTGTAGGGGTAATTGATACTGGCTCGTTTTATCCATCCCTTGAAAATCAAATCAAGATGATGGACGCGGAAATTGTCTTAGAAAAGTTCGAGGGAACAGAAGATGAAGCGGAAGAGGCGGTCGAACAGGGAGACCTTGACAGCTACTTGGTTCTAGAAGAAAACGAAGCTCTCGAACCGACAGGTCTTTATAAAGCGGAGACGGTGGCAGAACAAGTCACTCCTCAAGTGATTGAAACAGCTCTTCAACAAATGAAGAGTACACTCGCAGCTGAAAAAGCTGGCGTGACTCCGGAGCAGCTTAATCAAATTGATCAGCCTGTACAGTTTGAGAAAGTAGCTTTAGAAAAAGGGGCAAAGACGGAGGAGGAATTGAATCAAGCGCGCGTGTTTGTCTATGTGCTCTTGTTCGTTATCTACTTTTCAGTCATTTTTTATGGGAATATGGTAGCTGTTGAAGTAGCAACTGAGAAATCATCACGAGTGATGGAGATCTTAATATCAAGTGTTTCTCCCGTAAAGCAAATGTTTGGCAAAATTCTTGGAATCGCTTTGCTTGGTTTAACGCAATACGCGATTATTATTGCGAGTGGTTATCTGTTTATGCAAATGCAGGAAGACGAACTCACAGAAACAGGATTCCTTTCATTTCTTGATTTCGGCAACTTGTCAACTTCGCTTATCGTCTATGCGATTGTATTCTTTATTCTTGGGTATTTACTATATGCAACGATTCTTGCTATGGTCGGTTCACTCGTTAGTAGAGCCGAAGAAGTGCAGCAGATGATCATGCCAATACAGCTTCTTATTATTATTGCCTTTTTTATAGCGATGTTCGGACTAAGTACCCCATCTTCTACATTTGTCACGATTTCATCCTATATCCCGTTTTTCTCTCCGGTCGTCATGTTTTTACGTGTAGGAATGCTCTCGATTCCATTCTGGGAAGTAGCTCTAAGCCTTACGTTGCTCGTTGGAGCAATTGTGTTATTTGGCATTATGGGCGCGAAAGTCTACCGAGGTGGTGTTCTCATGTATGGAAAGTCATCTTCATTAAAAGACATTGGAAAAGCATTAAAGTTATCGAAACGTGAACAATAA
- a CDS encoding Cof-type HAD-IIB family hydrolase, giving the protein MVYQLLALDIDGTLLRSNHKIDKETKEAISYVREKGVYVTLTTSRNFASAKKIARAVKLDDVMLVTHSGAFIAEEVEKPIYEERISIEDVNKIVNILEQFDCHIRIIHERLAVGNRVKHNNYLSAKMTLGIGDPLFYPVNFVETLSEYLEKKDLSPPKIDAHFFNEEEREEARLMLEERIPSISVVRSTKCNFGIIPKGVSKAKGLRILGEKLGVPVDEMVVIGDADCDAEMIRQAGLGVAMGNASYELKRLADWVTRSNDQQGVSYMVKEVFRKQMRVQLKR; this is encoded by the coding sequence ATGGTTTATCAACTTCTAGCATTAGATATTGATGGAACTTTACTTAGATCTAATCATAAAATTGACAAAGAAACGAAGGAAGCCATTAGTTATGTGAGAGAGAAAGGAGTATACGTAACGCTCACAACGAGTCGTAACTTTGCATCTGCTAAGAAAATTGCAAGGGCAGTGAAGTTAGATGACGTCATGCTCGTTACGCATAGTGGCGCCTTTATTGCTGAAGAGGTTGAAAAGCCAATTTATGAAGAAAGAATTTCAATCGAAGATGTTAATAAGATTGTTAATATTCTAGAGCAATTCGATTGCCATATTCGCATCATTCATGAACGGCTAGCTGTTGGAAATCGAGTGAAGCATAACAACTATTTATCAGCAAAGATGACGCTAGGTATAGGAGATCCATTATTCTATCCTGTAAACTTTGTGGAAACACTAAGTGAGTATCTAGAAAAGAAAGACCTCTCTCCTCCAAAAATTGATGCGCATTTCTTTAATGAAGAAGAAAGAGAGGAAGCACGTCTTATGTTAGAGGAGCGCATTCCTTCGATATCCGTTGTTCGATCGACAAAATGTAATTTTGGCATCATTCCAAAAGGCGTTTCTAAAGCAAAAGGACTTCGTATTTTAGGGGAGAAATTAGGAGTGCCTGTGGATGAAATGGTTGTGATCGGTGACGCAGATTGTGATGCTGAAATGATTCGACAAGCGGGTCTTGGCGTGGCAATGGGGAATGCTTCGTATGAATTAAAGAGACTTGCCGACTGGGTAACGCGATCAAATGATCAACAAGGCGTTTCTTATATGGTAAAAGAAGTTTTTCGAAAGCAAATGCGTGTCCAACTAAAAAGGTAG
- a CDS encoding aldehyde dehydrogenase family protein: MQKLLDLNPKVTEFLKGTKQLYINGQWKDSVSGRTFDTLNPSTGEVLATVSEAMKDDIDEAVMSARKAFDSGPWSRMSASARSRLIYKLADLMEENKEELAMIDTLDNGKPIRETQNADVPLAIEHFRYYAGWSTKIMGQTIPVNGPFFNYTRHEALGVVGQIIPWNFPLLMAAWKLGAALATGCTVVLKPAEQTPLSALYLAQLMEEAGFPEGVVNVVPGYGETAGDALVKHPNVDKIAFTGSTEVGKYIMNQASNDLKRVTLELGGKSPNIILPDADMKKAIPGALSGIMFNQGQVCCAGSRLFVQKKAYDNVMADLVSHSQKIKQGAGLDPDTEMGPLVSAEQHERVMKYISKGQDEGAELLTGGQVPYDKGYYVQPTIFSDVDDKMTIAKEEIFGPVVAAMPFEDLDEVIERANDSNYGLAAGLWTENLKSAHYVANKIKAGTVWVNCYNAFDAASPFGGYKQSGIGREMGSYALNNYTEVKSVWINLK; encoded by the coding sequence ATGCAAAAATTACTCGACTTGAATCCAAAGGTGACGGAATTTCTGAAAGGCACAAAGCAACTTTATATTAACGGTCAATGGAAGGATTCGGTATCAGGTAGAACATTTGATACGCTAAACCCCTCAACAGGTGAAGTACTTGCTACAGTTAGTGAAGCAATGAAAGACGATATTGATGAAGCAGTTATGTCAGCTCGGAAAGCTTTTGATAGCGGACCGTGGTCTCGCATGTCTGCCTCTGCTAGAAGTCGCTTAATTTATAAGCTAGCTGATTTGATGGAAGAAAATAAAGAAGAGCTTGCGATGATTGATACGCTTGATAATGGTAAACCGATTCGTGAGACGCAAAATGCGGATGTTCCACTTGCGATTGAGCATTTTCGCTACTATGCTGGCTGGTCAACCAAAATCATGGGACAAACCATTCCAGTTAACGGTCCGTTCTTTAACTATACGCGCCATGAAGCATTAGGTGTTGTGGGACAAATCATTCCGTGGAATTTCCCTCTACTTATGGCAGCCTGGAAACTTGGTGCTGCTCTTGCAACTGGTTGTACGGTTGTACTTAAGCCTGCGGAGCAAACGCCGCTTTCAGCACTTTACTTAGCTCAATTGATGGAAGAGGCTGGTTTCCCTGAAGGTGTTGTGAACGTTGTACCAGGATATGGTGAGACGGCAGGGGATGCACTCGTCAAACATCCAAATGTGGATAAAATTGCATTTACTGGGTCGACTGAGGTTGGGAAATATATTATGAATCAGGCTTCAAATGATTTGAAGAGGGTTACGCTTGAACTAGGTGGGAAGTCTCCAAATATTATCTTACCAGACGCTGATATGAAAAAAGCGATACCAGGCGCGTTAAGTGGTATTATGTTTAATCAGGGCCAGGTTTGCTGTGCGGGATCAAGACTTTTTGTTCAGAAGAAAGCATATGATAATGTGATGGCTGACTTAGTAAGCCATAGTCAAAAGATCAAGCAGGGAGCTGGCTTGGATCCTGATACTGAAATGGGCCCACTCGTATCGGCTGAACAGCACGAGCGAGTTATGAAATATATTTCGAAAGGACAAGATGAAGGCGCAGAATTACTGACTGGTGGACAAGTTCCTTATGATAAGGGATACTACGTCCAGCCAACCATTTTCTCTGATGTAGATGATAAAATGACCATTGCAAAAGAGGAAATCTTTGGCCCTGTTGTTGCGGCAATGCCGTTTGAAGACCTTGATGAAGTGATCGAACGAGCAAATGACTCGAACTATGGTCTCGCAGCTGGACTCTGGACAGAGAATCTGAAGTCTGCTCACTATGTTGCAAACAAAATAAAAGCTGGAACGGTATGGGTGAACTGCTACAATGCGTTTGACGCCGCTTCTCCGTTTGGTGGCTATAAGCAATCTGGTATCGGAAGAGAAATGGGCTCTTATGCACTAAATAACTACACAGAAGTGAAGAGCGTTTGGATTAACTTAAAGTAA
- a CDS encoding metallophosphoesterase family protein, with protein sequence MKEVSFLHCADLHLDRPFTGANQLPTSIHEFVRESAYRSLRAIVNLAIQQRVDFVLFVGDLFDSSYRSIKTQMVLLQELKRLDEAGIYSYLSHGNHDALDGEWAALTWPESSYFFSEEVEAVPFKQEEKTVAWIHGFSYPTRHVNERMVSAYQRTDEESFQIGMLHGNLEGQTEHSAYAPFTLSELIEKNFDYWALGHIHQRTELLENPPIVYPGNIQGAHSKERGKKGCYFVKLSDADPFTVFHQTSDVTWHRPVVDIGKCNSMEQLLNVCEEILNQENFSTGGHLINFEFIGISSLHTDLLYANQLDDLLQTLQLNRDMEDNGFVWPYKLSLHSMPSWDRDSLKEQSGFLQDILFISDHYEQNDLKEAISPLYSHRRARKALHPLEDESQLIKEAEELLLTYLIDSKGDGE encoded by the coding sequence ATGAAAGAAGTATCCTTTCTGCACTGTGCGGATCTACATTTAGATAGACCATTCACCGGTGCTAATCAATTACCAACTTCGATTCATGAATTTGTTCGAGAAAGTGCTTATCGCTCTTTGCGCGCTATCGTTAATCTTGCTATTCAGCAACGTGTCGATTTTGTCCTTTTTGTTGGAGATTTGTTTGATAGTAGCTATCGTAGCATAAAGACACAGATGGTTCTCTTACAAGAGTTAAAGAGATTAGATGAAGCGGGGATTTATAGCTATCTTTCCCATGGAAATCATGATGCACTGGACGGAGAGTGGGCTGCTTTAACTTGGCCAGAATCAAGCTACTTTTTCAGTGAGGAAGTGGAAGCTGTTCCATTCAAGCAAGAAGAAAAGACGGTTGCCTGGATTCATGGATTTAGTTATCCAACTCGTCATGTGAATGAACGGATGGTAAGTGCTTATCAAAGGACGGATGAAGAGAGTTTCCAAATCGGAATGCTTCACGGAAATTTAGAAGGACAGACGGAGCACTCTGCTTATGCCCCGTTTACGTTAAGTGAATTAATCGAAAAAAACTTCGATTATTGGGCGCTTGGTCATATTCATCAACGGACAGAGTTACTGGAAAATCCACCGATCGTGTATCCCGGAAACATCCAGGGGGCTCATTCTAAAGAACGTGGCAAAAAGGGATGTTATTTTGTAAAGTTAAGCGATGCTGATCCATTCACGGTTTTTCATCAAACGTCTGATGTTACATGGCATAGGCCAGTTGTTGATATTGGGAAATGTAATTCCATGGAGCAACTTCTAAACGTTTGTGAAGAAATACTGAATCAGGAAAACTTCTCTACAGGCGGGCATTTAATCAATTTTGAATTTATCGGGATAAGTTCATTACATACAGATCTGCTGTATGCAAACCAATTAGATGACCTTCTCCAGACGCTCCAATTAAATCGAGACATGGAAGATAACGGATTTGTGTGGCCGTACAAATTATCTTTGCATTCTATGCCTTCATGGGATCGGGACAGTTTAAAAGAGCAGAGTGGCTTTTTACAAGACATTCTCTTTATTTCAGACCACTATGAGCAAAATGATCTGAAAGAAGCCATATCCCCTCTCTATAGCCACAGGCGAGCGAGAAAGGCACTTCATCCATTAGAAGATGAAAGTCAGTTAATAAAAGAAGCGGAAGAACTTTTGCTCACCTACCTCATTGATTCAAAAGGAGATGGCGAGTAA
- a CDS encoding response regulator transcription factor — translation MEEVYKIHLVEDEENLVQILKTYMEKERFVVKTFLSGEEALESIHESCHLWILDIMLPGIDGYELLKKIKAEDDVPVIFISARDEDLDRIVGLELGSDDYIAKPFMPRELIIRAKKLLKRVYQQSSQKRFEIVEYEIDPVSRKVLDRGEPVELTTKEMDLILYLVDHVNQTLSREQILVHVWGDDYVGSDRAVDDVIRRVRKKMPRMNLETSYGLGYRLIT, via the coding sequence ATGGAAGAAGTTTACAAAATACACTTGGTTGAAGACGAAGAGAATCTAGTTCAAATATTAAAAACGTATATGGAAAAGGAAAGATTTGTAGTAAAAACTTTTTTGAGTGGTGAAGAAGCGCTCGAAAGCATTCACGAATCCTGTCATCTTTGGATATTGGATATTATGCTTCCTGGAATTGATGGATATGAATTGTTAAAGAAAATTAAGGCAGAGGACGATGTGCCGGTTATCTTTATTTCAGCAAGAGATGAAGATCTTGATCGCATTGTTGGTCTTGAATTAGGAAGTGATGATTATATTGCAAAGCCATTCATGCCGAGAGAACTAATCATTCGCGCCAAAAAGCTATTAAAGCGAGTGTATCAGCAATCTTCCCAAAAACGATTTGAAATTGTAGAATATGAAATTGACCCTGTTTCAAGAAAAGTGCTAGATCGAGGAGAGCCTGTTGAATTAACAACGAAAGAAATGGACTTAATTCTTTATTTAGTTGATCATGTTAATCAAACATTGTCTAGAGAACAAATTCTTGTTCATGTTTGGGGAGACGATTATGTTGGGTCAGATCGCGCCGTTGATGATGTGATTAGACGTGTAAGAAAGAAAATGCCCCGCATGAATCTTGAGACGTCTTATGGACTTGGTTATCGGTTAATCACATGA
- a CDS encoding YhzD family protein: MEKYIITAFEKSGATVLDESFEAQDDKEAKKVGEELLKQKGFENHTARVVSSAGKLIVLKR, encoded by the coding sequence ATGGAAAAATACATTATCACGGCATTTGAAAAAAGTGGCGCTACCGTTCTTGATGAAAGTTTCGAGGCGCAAGACGACAAGGAAGCTAAAAAAGTAGGCGAAGAGCTGTTGAAACAAAAAGGATTTGAAAATCATACGGCACGTGTCGTATCATCTGCAGGTAAATTGATCGTCTTAAAAAGATAG